The following nucleotide sequence is from Anopheles stephensi strain Indian chromosome 3, UCI_ANSTEP_V1.0, whole genome shotgun sequence.
GGATGGAACTAGCCGGCGAGCTGCAGAAATGAGATAACTTGACTTAAGATCATTGACCTCACGGTGGATGCAAGAACCTCCTGTTCTACTACAGCACTCGTTTTAGAGCATTAGAAGAAAACCGAATCGTAAAATAATCTTCAAATCATCATTTcttaccaaacacacacactcacacaccaccCGCCAACATTTGACAGGGCCCACAATCAATCACATGGACATGTTTCCGATCATGACAAGATCATGTCATTGACTGCTCTCCAGCATTCAGAGCTACCCTCGAACGACAAGCAGCGAGCTCTTGCGCCTTAATTCCCGATTTGCCCGATTTAAAGACATTGGGTTTGTGTAGCACAGCGCAGAAACGAATCTACAGCCCTGGGGCGCATTGGccaaatgtttttcctttccgtgtTTCCACCCGATTTCTCGCGCAAGATAGCCGCCATGAGTCGAACGTTCCAAAGGCACCTTCGCAGCAGCGATCGTGGCTGGCTTTCATCTTGAACTCATCCGACCGGCAGGCAGTTTGCTGCCTGGTGCCgtgagcgcaaaaaaaaaaacgagatcaAGTTCAAGTTCGCAGCCGTAACGCTAATCACGGTCGGCTCCTCCGCAGCGCGCGTGTCTCGTGTTGTGCAACCCAGGTCCAGGTCCGGCGGCACATACAGTATCTGCCGATGCAGCCTACCTAACCTGTCTAATGCTCGATGGCAAGTTGTGGCGCTGTAGATACACTGTTTGGAACTTGGAAGGGTACTTTTCCACCCAGCTAATATCGGTCAGGTGAAAGACGTCACACTCCGCGCACACACTCGACACTTCAGCGGAAATTGGAACATTTCCATCGAACAAGCTGCTCTGgtagctcttttttttgtgggaatTCCCTGCTATTGCGCTTCTGCTTCCAGGAAACCCGGCTGGCCACCCCCCCGATATCCATATTCAATATGGCGCATGTTTGATTTCTTTGCGTCACATCGGGGCGCCCTTTCGATGCGAGATTGGCTCGGAACGGCTTGATATGTGCTGGAATGTTCTATCCTAAATCAGGAAGCAGGGGCAACAAGGCTTGCAAATCACTTATGAAATTACGAAATTGAACCCAAATAATGGCTCGAACCATCTTGGCTTGCTCCTCATCCCGTACTTCTTCCGTCGGAGCATGAGTTTGAATTGTGCTGCACTTGAGACGTGTGCTCCACTATTTTGCACCACTCGCCGTTCTTCATTGACGTCATTCTAGGTGTAATTTGCTCGCGCGTGATCTTTCGATTGTAACATCTTCTTAATCGTATTTCTATTATTTTGCGTGCAATAATAAGTGATTCTGAGTTTGCCGTAAAAAGTCAgcattgaaaaataaatgctgGAAAATTCGTCAGAAAACAACAGATTACTCACCGCTAGACGAGACGCTTCTGTTTTGCTCGGTAAAATGCGTTCAAGCGTATCCATCACATGTTTCCTTTAGATGCGTAGCTTGTAGAGCAGAGTTGGTTGAAGTTCGGAAACAAAACTAACAGCAAAGCACATATGTCTCCTTTTCCATGGTTCATAAACCACCGCAGCTCGTCACAAGACTAGTGTGTGAAACTTGTCCACACTTACAAGCAGTCGGCTAATTCACCCGATATAGGTGGAAAATCGTTGTCCGCAGCATTAAACCGGTGCCCGGGCTTATCGCAATAGCGCAACACATCAAGGGAATGCCCTGCGCGATTGCGTGGCGGCAGTGCATCATGACCATGGATCAGTTTTCCCTTCGGCTAGAAAATCTTGaaatcgaaaacaacaaagcGACGCGTTTCAACTGTTTTTTCCCATGCATGCGCAGCATGCGGGAGGGCTTCTATTTCGGGGAATGTTGTTTCTATATCATCCTGCTTAAAAACAAACTATTTGCCGGAGTGTGCGATGGGTCTGGTGTACGCGTTACAGCATCGAAACCGTTGCGCTCAACCAACGTGCAAGGTCAAACGCGAAATGGAATTTTGCGGGAAAAATGCACCATCgagcttttcatttttcgcTCACCGCCGCACCGTGCCCGGCCGACCCATCGAGGCTGTACCCTCGCAGGGCGATTTCCATCGACAGCTTGCCCGCCAGTATGCCGTGCTTTTCCATCACGTTCCAGATGGTGGCCATTACGACGAAGAATATGATGACGGCGCAGAGCAAGAATTTCAGCACCAAAAAGGCGATCTTCAGCCCGTACGGTGCCTGCAGTTCGAGCAGGTTGATCAGCACAATGATCACCCCGATCGCCATCAGTGTGTAGCTGCGGCGGTGTGACTCTAGCTGCTTGAGGCTTTCGTTACAGATGGCCACACTTTCGCGCAGCGCCAGCACCGCATCCCGTTGCGATTCTTCCCGCGACAGCCGATCACAGCTTTCctccttgctgctgttgcaggcGATCAGATTTTGGATGGTGGACGTGGAAGAACTTTTTTTGAGAATCAGCTTGGCGTACACCGCCTCGTGGTCGGAGTAGCTGAACGATTGCCCCGGGACACGTCCCGGTAGCGGTAGGCGATGCTCCAACAGTCGTCCTTCGAAGTTGTCCCCTATCCGGTACATTACATAGTCGATCCGTTTCCCATTGGGCTGTTGCTTGGCTGCCGTCGGATCGGTGTAGCTGTTGGTGTGGCATTCGTTCGTGCCAATAGCACTCCCGATCGCTTTGCGGTCGTACGAATCCTTCAGCTTGGAGCATGTCACCAGCACCCGGTAAGCAAGATCGCCCGGTTCTGTGTTCAGATCGCCGGCCAGTACCTGCAGCACCGACTGGCCGCGTGTGCTTTCGATGAACTGTGCCGTATCGTGCGCTTGTATTACGCGATGCGCCATGTAGTCGTCACACTGTCGGTTGTATTCCGCGTGAAGCTGTTTATCGGTTGAAAGGGAAAGAActttaaattaatgttttgctCGCCGCACAGCTTGTGTCGCTGTTGTGCGCATTAACATATTATGGAAATAAACTGCCACGGGGACACCGATCGATCCATCATAAACTGTGCAGGAAGTAGGAAGTTACTATCATTCAAGACCAACGGCGCAAGTAATCACCGCCTCGGATTATAACGAAATGAGTTCACAAACGATATCTTAATGCCAAGCAATCACGTCACAGCGACTCGTACAGATAGATCGGATCTAGGCAGAAGCTGCTCGCGCACGGGTGGGAAGGCGGTTCATGATTAATGCAGCACCGTAAGCACTTACATGAGCAACGTACACATGCACCAGCTGATCGTTTACGGAGATCTTTGCCATGCCGACCCCTTTCCCACCGAACCAGTCGCCGTGCTGGATGCGATGCATGTAGCCATTCACTGACCAGGCGTGGAAGAAAGCCGACACAATCGGGTAGCGCGAGAGAATCGCTAACCCTGAACCGACGACACCGCTGGAAGGGTGGGGAAATGGCACGAGATGATTCATTTTAGCAAGTCCAACTTTTCCACTGccctttcgtttcgtttcgctttcTTACCTACCTGTAGAAATAGTGGCAAAAGGGAAGCACATTTTCCACCCGCTGTCTCAAATACTGATAGTCACTATCGGACCAGACTTCCTGCAGCGAAACGATATCGTAGTTACCGCTGGCCAGTACATCCCCGATAGCTTTCACGCGCACCTCCCGATCCTTGGACACGTACGGTATGCCCCTACGGATAAATACAAAGGCCCCAAAACCAGGCCGAGGTCATTGGAAATCGATCGGAAAAAAGGAGACATCCAATGCTATGCCAACCATCCTTACCAAATGTTGAGCGTTAAAATGCTTAGCTCCATCGCCATTTTCCTGACCTGAATTTCCACTATCTTAGAGCTAAACAGTTAAAAACACAgaaaatttaaagtaaaaccTTTTCCACCCGAAAACAATACACCACAGCCACGCAACAATCGCACATCCTCCGGAGGAATTggcaatgttttgttttggaacgCGGCGAAAGAGATAGCACACGAGCCGAGCTGTCAAACTTCGGCATATTCGTGATCGCTCGTTCGGGAATGCAATATTCAAGTACCCGACCTTACCGCTATAAACGTTGCGCAATATTTCAATGTCAATCCAAGCGAGCCGCTTGGCGCGTGAATGATTTCTTCTCCAAAAAGCAGTTTTTACATGTTTTGTAATGAAAATTACACAAGAATTACACAGGACGATTGGTGTGTTTTCATAGTCCAAAAGTTTATCACATTTATTTTCGAGAtaacatcaacaaaacaatATCACAGCGCGGATGTTGTGATCGCTCGCGGTAGACTAGCACCACTTATTCCAGGTTGATGCCCTCCTTCTTGGCCTCCTCACGGTACTTCTCGATGTACAGGTTCTCCGGATCGTACTTCTTCTGCAGGGCATCCCACTGCTCCTTGCGGTTCTCGATCACGTAGTTGATCACACGGATCGCACCAGCACGCTGCTTCTCACTGCACTTGGCACAGTTGGTTTGGAGCGCTTCCGGCAGGATCTTCTTCAgctcgttaccgtccggggtGCAGCGGCCCTCATCCATCAGGCACTTGAAGTAGTTGTTGAACAGACGGTCCGACTTCAGGATCTCGTCCAGATCGATACCGTCGTACTTGGTGGTGTACTGGTCCTGGGCGACGACGACAGCCAGCAGGGCGAAAGCGATGGCGACGAACAGTTTCATGATGGCAAGTGGGGTTTTGACACGCTATAATCACCACAAGAACAGGACACAACAGAATAAAATTGTTAGAATAAAGCACTCGAGTATTTTCCCACTAGATCGAGTTTTCCAGAAAACTAACCGAAGCGAGTGATTGGGTTTGTGTGCAAGAGAAGAAGCTCTCAAACTGCAATTGAAGCACCGACTGTACCTTACTGCAGAACCGCGATCGCTTTTTATACCTCGGCAACTAAACAATTCTTACCCGATCAAGGATACAAGAGTACCCCCCCGAAACGCTAGCCGATGAAGCGATTTCGGGTGTaccccaccaccactaccaccgccGAGGTGCTCTATTGTCCGATCGTGCGTTCCACACCATTATTGGTCGGTGCggttcatcagcagcagcagcagcagca
It contains:
- the LOC118513799 gene encoding putative neutral sphingomyelinase isoform X1, producing the protein MAMELSILTLNIWGIPYVSKDREVRVKAIGDVLASGNYDIVSLQEVWSDSDYQYLRQRVENVLPFCHYFYSGVVGSGLAILSRYPIVSAFFHAWSVNGYMHRIQHGDWFGGKGVGMAKISVNDQLVHVYVAHLHAEYNRQCDDYMAHRVIQAHDTAQFIESTRGQSVLQVLAGDLNTEPGDLAYRVLVTCSKLKDSYDRKAIGSAIGTNECHTNSYTDPTAAKQQPNGKRIDYVMYRIGDNFEGRLLEHRLPLPGRVPGQSFSYSDHEAVYAKLILKKSSSTSTIQNLIACNSSKEESCDRLSREESQRDAVLALRESVAICNESLKQLESHRRSYTLMAIGVIIVLINLLELQAPYGLKIAFLVLKFLLCAVIIFFVVMATIWNVMEKHGILAGKLSMEIALRGYSLDGSAGHGAAVSEK
- the LOC118513799 gene encoding putative neutral sphingomyelinase isoform X2 translates to MCFPFATISTGSGVVGSGLAILSRYPIVSAFFHAWSVNGYMHRIQHGDWFGGKGVGMAKISVNDQLVHVYVAHLHAEYNRQCDDYMAHRVIQAHDTAQFIESTRGQSVLQVLAGDLNTEPGDLAYRVLVTCSKLKDSYDRKAIGSAIGTNECHTNSYTDPTAAKQQPNGKRIDYVMYRIGDNFEGRLLEHRLPLPGRVPGQSFSYSDHEAVYAKLILKKSSSTSTIQNLIACNSSKEESCDRLSREESQRDAVLALRESVAICNESLKQLESHRRSYTLMAIGVIIVLINLLELQAPYGLKIAFLVLKFLLCAVIIFFVVMATIWNVMEKHGILAGKLSMEIALRGYSLDGSAGHGAAVSEK
- the LOC118513801 gene encoding ejaculatory bulb-specific protein 3-like, whose amino-acid sequence is MKLFVAIAFALLAVVVAQDQYTTKYDGIDLDEILKSDRLFNNYFKCLMDEGRCTPDGNELKKILPEALQTNCAKCSEKQRAGAIRVINYVIENRKEQWDALQKKYDPENLYIEKYREEAKKEGINLE